ACCATCTTGTCCTGTGTAGGGGAGCGATCAGATGTGGGCCGTATGTACATGAACAAAGCTGCTCCATAGTACATTCCCACCACCATGAGGTGAGAGGAACAGGTCGTGAAAGCTATCCGACGACCCTCTCCAGATCCCATGTGAATGACAGCCAGAATAACTTGAGCATAGGAAGCGATGATGATTGCAACAGGAAAAACAATCATTACTATACAGCAGATGAAAAGAACCTTTTCAAATATTGATGTGTCATTGCATGAGAGGATTAGTATGGAAGGGAACTCACAGAAGAAGTGGGCTATTTCCCGAGACCCACAGTAGGAGAAGGAAAATGTCGCTGCAGCATCAATGATTCCATCCGTAGAGCCCAGGATCCAGGAGAAGGCAGTCATAAGTCCACAAATTTTGGGTCTCATGAGATTGGTTTATCTTAGAGGGTGGCAAATGGCAGTGTAGCGGTCATAAGCCATAACAGCCAACAGAAAGCATTCGGAGCCAAGCAGTGATACATACAAGAA
This portion of the Pongo abelii isolate AG06213 chromosome 1, NHGRI_mPonAbe1-v2.0_pri, whole genome shotgun sequence genome encodes:
- the LOC100445562 gene encoding LOW QUALITY PROTEIN: olfactory receptor 2M5-like (The sequence of the model RefSeq protein was modified relative to this genomic sequence to represent the inferred CDS: substituted 1 base at 1 genomic stop codon); protein product: MAWVNQTFNSDFILLGIFSHSPTHTFLFFLVLAIFSVASMGNSVMVLLIYLDTQLHTPMYFLLSQLSLMDLMLICTTVPKMAFNYLSGSKSISVAGCATQIFLYVSLLGSECFLLAVMAYDRYTAICHPLRXTNLMRPKICGLMTAFSWILGSTDGIIDAAATFSFSYCGSREIAHFFCEFPSILILSCNDTSIFEKVLFICCIVMIVFPVAIIIASYAQVILAVIHMGSGEGRRIAFTTCSSHLMVVGMYYGAALFMYIRPTSDRSPTQDKMVSVFYTILTPMLNPLIYSLRNKEVTRAFRKVLGKGKCRE